From one Formosa sediminum genomic stretch:
- the gmd gene encoding GDP-mannose 4,6-dehydratase: MSKKVALITGVTGQDGAYLSEFLLKKGYEVHGLKRRSSLFNTDRIDHLYQDPHLDGRNFFLHYGDMTDSTNLIRLIQEIQPDEIYNLAAMSHVHVSFEVPEYTGNADGLGTLRILDAVRLLGLEKKTRIYQASTSELYGKVQEVPQSETTPFYPRSPYAVAKMYAYWITVNYREAYGMYACNGILFNHESPIRGETFVTRKITRAVSRIALGLQDKFFLGNLDAQRDWGHAKDYVRMMWLILQAEAAEDWVIATGKTTPVRDFVKMAFGELGITLEFKGEGVDEKAYVAACDNPEFQLEIGKEVLAVDPKYFRPTEVDLLIGDASKANNKLGWTPEYELKDLVKDMMQSDLKLMQKDQFLKEGGYDTLNYFE, from the coding sequence ATGAGTAAGAAAGTAGCTTTAATTACAGGAGTAACAGGACAAGATGGAGCTTATTTAAGTGAGTTTTTATTAAAAAAGGGCTATGAAGTTCATGGTTTAAAACGTAGATCTTCATTGTTTAATACAGATCGTATTGATCATTTATATCAAGACCCACACTTGGATGGTCGTAATTTCTTTTTACACTATGGAGATATGACTGATAGTACGAATTTAATTCGTTTAATTCAGGAAATTCAGCCAGACGAAATTTATAATCTTGCAGCTATGAGTCACGTACATGTGTCTTTTGAAGTTCCTGAATATACAGGTAACGCAGATGGATTAGGTACATTACGTATTTTAGATGCAGTACGTTTACTAGGTTTAGAGAAGAAAACGCGTATCTACCAAGCATCAACTTCTGAATTGTATGGAAAAGTACAAGAAGTGCCACAATCTGAAACAACACCATTTTATCCTCGTAGCCCGTATGCTGTAGCTAAAATGTATGCATACTGGATTACTGTGAATTATCGTGAAGCTTACGGAATGTATGCATGTAATGGTATCTTATTTAACCACGAATCTCCAATACGAGGAGAAACTTTTGTAACAAGAAAAATTACTAGAGCAGTTTCAAGAATAGCTTTAGGATTACAAGATAAATTTTTCTTAGGAAATCTTGATGCGCAACGTGACTGGGGTCATGCTAAAGATTATGTAAGAATGATGTGGTTGATTCTTCAAGCAGAAGCAGCAGAAGACTGGGTAATTGCAACTGGAAAAACAACACCTGTTAGAGATTTTGTAAAGATGGCTTTTGGTGAACTAGGTATTACATTAGAGTTTAAAGGTGAGGGTGTAGATGAGAAAGCTTATGTTGCAGCTTGCGATAATCCGGAATTCCAATTAGAAATTGGTAAAGAAGTATTAGCAGTAGATCCTAAATATTTTAGACCTACAGAAGTTGATTTACTTATCGGAGATGCATCTAAAGCTAATAACAAATTAGGTTGGACACCAGAATACGAATTAAAAGATCTAGTGAAAGACATGATGCAAAGCGATTTAAAATTAATGCAAAAAGATCAATTTCTTAAAGAAGGAGGTTATGATACTTTAAATTATTTTGAATAG
- a CDS encoding GDP-L-fucose synthase family protein yields MDKKSKIYIAGHRGMVGSAVWRALEADGFTNLIGKTSAELDLRDQVAVTQFISTEKPVVIIDAAARVGGILANNDYPYQFLMENLQIQNNLIDAAHKHGVQKFIFLGSSCIYPKFAPQPLKEEYLLTDSLEPTNEWYAIAKITGVKACEAIRKQYNKDFVSLMPTNLYGSYDNFDLKTSHVLPAMLRKFHEAKENGNTAVTLWGSGTPMREFLCVDDMAEAVVFAVNNVLPEHLYNVGTGKDVTIKELAETIQNVVGHTGEIIWDSEKPDGTPRKLMDVSKLKHAGWAYKIELLEGIKQTYTWFLENQTELKQVKLSK; encoded by the coding sequence ATGGACAAAAAATCAAAGATATATATAGCTGGTCATCGCGGTATGGTAGGGTCTGCTGTTTGGCGTGCGCTAGAAGCAGATGGATTTACTAATTTAATTGGTAAAACTAGTGCCGAGTTAGACTTAAGAGATCAGGTGGCGGTCACTCAATTTATAAGTACAGAGAAACCTGTAGTTATTATAGATGCAGCTGCACGTGTAGGTGGAATTTTAGCAAATAATGATTATCCATATCAATTTTTAATGGAGAATTTACAAATCCAAAATAACTTAATAGATGCTGCGCATAAACATGGTGTTCAGAAATTTATTTTTTTAGGAAGTTCTTGTATTTATCCAAAATTTGCGCCTCAACCATTAAAAGAAGAGTATTTACTTACAGATTCTTTAGAGCCTACAAATGAATGGTATGCTATAGCTAAAATTACAGGTGTTAAAGCCTGCGAAGCCATAAGAAAACAATATAATAAGGATTTTGTAAGTCTTATGCCTACAAATTTATATGGATCTTATGATAATTTCGATTTAAAAACATCCCACGTTTTACCTGCAATGTTACGTAAATTTCACGAAGCTAAAGAAAACGGTAATACAGCAGTAACCCTGTGGGGTAGCGGGACGCCAATGCGTGAATTTTTATGTGTAGACGATATGGCAGAAGCCGTAGTATTTGCCGTAAACAATGTTTTACCAGAACATTTATATAATGTTGGTACAGGTAAAGATGTAACAATAAAAGAGTTAGCAGAAACCATACAAAATGTGGTTGGTCATACAGGAGAGATTATCTGGGATTCAGAAAAACCTGATGGTACGCCACGTAAACTCATGGATGTCTCTAAATTGAAACATGCAGGTTGGGCATATAAAATAGAATTATTAGAAGGCATTAAACAAACATATACTTGGTTTCTAGAAAATCAAACAGAATTAAAACAAGTTAAATTATCTAAATAA
- a CDS encoding UDP-glucose 6-dehydrogenase, producing the protein MKIKNICCIGAGYVGGPTMAVIAQKNPGIKVTVVDLNEKRIAAWNDSNLGNLPIYEPGLDKVVGEARGKNLFFSTEVDKAIDEAEMIFISVNTPTKTYGVGKGMAADLKYIELCARQIARVAKSDKIIVEKSTLPVRTAEAVKNILDNTGNGVKFQILSNPEFLAEGTAVEDLMAPDRVLIGGEQTPEGLEAIDALVNVYGSWVAKENIITTNLWSSELSKLTANAFLAQRVSSINSLSELCEVTGADVNEVGNAIGKDSRIGPKFLKSSVGFGGSCFQKDILNLVYIAKSYGLDAVADYWEQVIIMNDHQKHRFAKNIVKTLYNTVSGKKIAFLGWAFKKDTNDTRESAAIYVADILLDEQANIVAYDPKVTAQQMYGDLDYLQTRDSASNEKGLTVVNDPYEALNGAHAIAVLTEWDEFKTYDWQKVYDNMQKPAFVFDGRNVLDKPALEKIGFQVYVIGQ; encoded by the coding sequence ATGAAAATTAAAAACATTTGCTGTATAGGCGCGGGTTATGTTGGTGGCCCAACAATGGCTGTAATTGCTCAAAAAAACCCAGGAATAAAAGTTACTGTAGTTGATTTAAATGAAAAACGTATTGCTGCGTGGAATGATAGTAATTTAGGTAATTTGCCAATTTACGAACCAGGATTAGATAAGGTTGTAGGTGAAGCTAGAGGAAAAAACTTGTTTTTTTCTACAGAGGTAGACAAAGCTATCGATGAAGCCGAAATGATTTTCATTTCTGTAAATACGCCTACCAAAACTTATGGTGTAGGTAAAGGCATGGCTGCAGACTTAAAATATATTGAATTGTGTGCACGCCAAATTGCTCGTGTAGCTAAAAGTGATAAGATTATTGTTGAAAAATCTACATTACCAGTACGTACCGCAGAAGCTGTGAAAAATATTCTTGATAACACAGGAAATGGTGTGAAGTTTCAAATTTTATCTAATCCAGAATTTTTAGCAGAAGGAACAGCTGTAGAAGATTTAATGGCTCCAGACCGTGTGCTTATTGGAGGAGAACAAACTCCAGAAGGATTAGAAGCTATTGATGCTCTAGTTAATGTATATGGCTCTTGGGTTGCTAAAGAAAATATTATTACAACAAACTTATGGTCTTCAGAGTTATCTAAATTAACTGCGAATGCATTTTTAGCGCAGCGTGTGTCTTCAATAAATTCATTATCAGAATTATGTGAAGTTACTGGTGCCGATGTTAATGAAGTTGGGAATGCTATTGGGAAAGATAGTCGTATCGGACCAAAATTCTTAAAATCGTCTGTAGGATTCGGAGGATCTTGTTTCCAAAAAGATATTTTAAACTTAGTATATATTGCAAAATCATATGGTTTAGATGCAGTTGCCGATTATTGGGAACAAGTCATTATAATGAACGATCACCAAAAACATCGTTTTGCTAAAAACATTGTAAAGACGTTGTATAACACCGTGTCTGGTAAAAAAATTGCATTTTTAGGCTGGGCATTTAAGAAGGATACAAACGATACAAGAGAATCTGCAGCAATTTATGTTGCTGATATTTTGTTAGATGAACAAGCTAATATTGTCGCTTACGACCCTAAGGTAACCGCACAACAAATGTATGGTGACTTAGATTACTTACAAACTAGAGATTCTGCTTCTAACGAAAAAGGATTAACAGTTGTAAATGATCCTTATGAAGCTTTAAATGGAGCACATGCTATAGCTGTATTGACAGAATGGGATGAATTTAAAACATACGATTGGCAAAAAGTATATGACAATATGCAAAAACCAGCCTTTGTATTTGATGGGCGTAATGTTTTAGATAAACCGGCTTTAGAAAAAATTGGTTTTCAAGTTTATGTAATCGGACAATAA
- a CDS encoding NAD-dependent epimerase, with protein sequence MESKTILVTGAAGFIGFYVSKELLALGHNVIGIDNINDYYDVNLKYARLAELGILREQAENELNLSSSTSYGDRMQFVRMNLEDREALPNLFRSQSIDLVCNLAAQAGVRYSLENPNAYADSNMIGFLNILECCRHNNISKLVYASSSSVYGNSDAVPFQETANVDHPISLYAATKKANELMAHTYSHLYGFETIGLRFFTVYGPWGRPDMAMFLFTDAIINDKPIKVFNNGNLSRDFTYIGDIVSGVLSTLLEPSDSSQLYKLYNIGNSQPVKLLDYIEAIEEVIGKEAKKDMLPMQAGDVKQTYADVSKLKTQYNYQPKTNVKAGVSAFITWYKNYYK encoded by the coding sequence ATGGAAAGTAAAACTATTCTTGTTACAGGTGCAGCAGGGTTTATTGGATTCTATGTATCTAAAGAATTATTAGCATTAGGGCATAACGTAATAGGTATTGATAATATCAATGATTATTACGATGTAAATTTAAAATATGCACGTCTAGCCGAATTAGGAATTCTAAGAGAACAAGCAGAGAATGAATTAAACCTAAGTTCAAGTACAAGCTATGGAGATCGCATGCAATTTGTGAGAATGAATTTAGAAGATCGCGAAGCTCTTCCTAATTTATTTAGATCTCAATCCATAGACTTGGTTTGTAATTTGGCTGCTCAAGCAGGTGTGCGCTATTCTTTAGAAAATCCTAATGCTTATGCCGATAGTAACATGATTGGTTTTTTAAATATATTAGAATGTTGCCGTCATAACAACATATCTAAATTGGTTTACGCTAGCAGTTCTAGTGTGTATGGAAATAGCGATGCTGTTCCTTTTCAAGAGACTGCTAATGTAGATCATCCTATAAGTTTGTATGCTGCGACTAAAAAAGCAAACGAACTTATGGCGCATACCTATAGTCATCTATACGGTTTTGAAACTATAGGTTTACGTTTCTTTACAGTGTATGGTCCATGGGGAAGACCAGATATGGCCATGTTTTTATTTACGGATGCTATTATTAACGATAAGCCAATAAAGGTGTTTAACAATGGGAATTTATCAAGAGACTTTACATATATAGGTGATATTGTTTCAGGAGTACTTTCAACTTTGTTGGAACCGTCAGATTCTAGTCAGTTATATAAACTATACAACATAGGTAATAGTCAGCCTGTAAAATTGTTAGACTATATAGAAGCAATTGAGGAAGTAATAGGTAAAGAAGCTAAAAAGGATATGTTACCTATGCAGGCAGGAGATGTTAAGCAAACATATGCAGATGTTTCTAAACTTAAAACACAATATAATTATCAACCAAAAACCAATGTTAAAGCAGGTGTTTCTGCTTTTATAACGTGGTATAAAAATTATTATAAATAA
- a CDS encoding ABC transporter permease encodes MNSKIEHQKITIYEAQAALSFKKLFKEIVADITPAKALGLQLAKRDIKAAYRQSVLGIVWAFIPPIMTSLIWIILNSSNTVSIKNTPIPYPAFVLIGTLLWQTLTDSINQPLRSVNTGKSILAKLNFPRESLLFHGMFTLFFNTSLKLLIIFAVLIVFKINPGLQGLAILPMILGIMITGFTIGLLLMPVGMMYGDISRMIPFSMQFLMYLTPVIYPMPTSGKLVFFNKINPFTYLIETARNLLSAQPVSNLGLTFSILAIAFIVLCLGVIVYRFIMPIIIERVGS; translated from the coding sequence ATGAATTCAAAAATAGAACATCAAAAAATAACAATTTACGAAGCACAAGCGGCTTTATCTTTTAAAAAACTGTTTAAAGAGATTGTTGCAGATATTACACCTGCTAAAGCGCTTGGGTTACAATTAGCTAAGCGTGATATTAAAGCAGCATACAGACAATCTGTTTTAGGTATAGTGTGGGCTTTTATTCCTCCTATAATGACGTCTTTAATATGGATTATATTAAATAGTTCTAATACCGTTTCTATAAAAAACACACCTATTCCATATCCAGCATTTGTATTAATAGGAACCTTATTGTGGCAAACATTAACAGATTCGATTAACCAACCTTTACGTAGTGTAAATACAGGAAAAAGTATCTTGGCTAAGTTAAATTTTCCTAGAGAGTCATTATTATTTCATGGTATGTTTACTTTGTTTTTTAACACGTCTTTAAAACTCTTAATTATTTTTGCTGTATTAATTGTATTTAAAATAAATCCCGGATTACAAGGACTAGCCATTTTACCCATGATTTTAGGGATAATGATAACAGGATTTACTATAGGCTTATTGCTTATGCCTGTAGGTATGATGTATGGAGATATATCCCGAATGATTCCTTTTAGTATGCAATTTTTAATGTATTTAACTCCTGTAATATATCCTATGCCAACAAGCGGGAAATTGGTGTTTTTTAATAAAATTAATCCGTTTACGTATTTAATAGAAACAGCTCGTAATTTATTATCAGCTCAGCCGGTTTCAAATTTAGGATTGACATTTAGTATACTAGCAATTGCTTTTATAGTTTTATGTTTAGGAGTAATAGTTTACCGTTTTATAATGCCAATAATAATAGAAAGGGTAGGTTCTTAA
- a CDS encoding ABC transporter ATP-binding protein: MSEVLVKVENVSKKFSKDFKKSLWYGVKDMSSALFTNQSNQNILRPSEFWAVKDVSFELRRGECLGLIGHNGAGKSTLLKILNGLIRPDEGKITMNGRVGALIELGAGFNPILTGRENIYNNGSVLGFSKKEIDAKLETIIEFSEIGEFIDAPVRNYSSGMKVRLGFAVAAQMEPDILIIDEVLAVGDMNFKLKCLRTIDELLKTTAVIFVSHAMPQISRLCNKIILMDHGSCLYNGNDVSHAIDVYYSKLANNGLQLDLKNEHAELLSISIGNTNDQESIPQIKRLEDLVINLECKVKKEYANPICILSIFDNEQKPIGTLINTNGLKSNISHYDDVYNFYKSKVTISRINLSKGIYSITFLVTEALMFKPLFRVQGVQDFQILSKIDLYPPVEFEGDWE; this comes from the coding sequence ATGTCGGAAGTATTAGTAAAAGTAGAAAACGTCTCAAAAAAATTTAGTAAAGATTTTAAAAAGTCGCTTTGGTATGGGGTTAAGGATATGAGTTCAGCACTCTTCACTAATCAATCTAATCAAAATATATTACGACCATCTGAGTTTTGGGCGGTTAAAGATGTATCTTTTGAATTGAGAAGGGGAGAATGTTTGGGATTAATTGGCCATAATGGTGCAGGTAAATCTACATTATTAAAGATTTTAAACGGATTAATCCGCCCAGATGAGGGTAAAATTACTATGAATGGACGTGTTGGTGCATTAATAGAATTAGGAGCGGGCTTTAATCCTATTTTAACAGGTAGAGAAAATATTTATAATAATGGATCAGTTTTAGGCTTTTCTAAAAAAGAAATTGATGCGAAGCTTGAAACAATTATTGAATTTTCTGAAATAGGTGAATTTATCGATGCTCCTGTACGTAATTATAGCTCTGGGATGAAAGTACGTTTGGGCTTTGCCGTAGCGGCGCAAATGGAACCAGATATATTAATTATAGATGAAGTTTTAGCTGTTGGCGATATGAACTTTAAATTAAAATGTCTTCGTACTATTGATGAATTATTGAAAACAACAGCTGTTATTTTCGTGTCGCACGCTATGCCTCAAATTTCAAGATTATGTAATAAAATTATTTTAATGGATCATGGAAGTTGCTTATATAATGGTAATGACGTAAGTCATGCTATAGATGTTTATTACTCTAAACTTGCAAATAATGGATTGCAATTAGATCTTAAGAATGAGCATGCCGAATTATTGAGTATTTCTATAGGAAATACAAATGATCAGGAATCTATACCTCAGATAAAAAGATTAGAAGATTTAGTTATAAATTTAGAATGTAAAGTAAAAAAAGAGTATGCTAATCCAATTTGTATTTTAAGTATTTTTGATAATGAACAAAAACCTATTGGTACATTAATTAATACAAATGGTTTAAAATCAAATATTTCACATTACGATGATGTTTATAATTTTTATAAAAGCAAAGTGACAATATCACGTATAAATTTAAGTAAAGGAATATATAGTATTACATTTTTAGTTACAGAGGCTCTTATGTTTAAACCTTTGTTTCGAGTTCAAGGAGTGCAAGACTTTCAAATACTTAGTAAAATTGATTTATATCCACCTGTTGAATTTGAGGGTGACTGGGAGTAA
- a CDS encoding sulfotransferase gives MKKNILVTGSHRSGSTWTGNVIARAPKVRYVHEPFNISIKRDNSPFKFWFEFLIDSSIEHQKDSKAYIDSFYKVFNKDSFNKLLKTRTPKALYHYLLDLKCRKVNRTIIKDPIAIMSTEWIYMNYDIDIVVLIRHPAAFVASLKVKNWQFDFNEFLNQPVLMNTYLKDYEALINDFSKNKKDIIDQGILLWNIIHDTIFFYRRKYENDWCFVKHEELSMNPKQEFKRIFSKIGLTMDSNVEDYIFQTTNAKVDLKVIENSTEVFNTKRNSLENIKTWKKRLSNDEIQKIKKGTENVWKKFYDEKDW, from the coding sequence ATGAAGAAGAATATTTTAGTAACAGGTTCTCATCGTTCTGGTTCAACATGGACTGGAAATGTAATTGCTAGGGCTCCGAAAGTTAGATATGTGCATGAACCTTTTAATATTAGTATTAAACGAGATAATTCTCCTTTTAAGTTTTGGTTTGAGTTCTTAATTGATAGCTCTATTGAACACCAAAAGGATTCTAAAGCATATATAGATTCTTTTTATAAAGTATTTAATAAAGATTCTTTTAATAAATTATTAAAGACGCGAACGCCAAAAGCTCTTTATCATTATTTGTTAGATTTAAAGTGTAGAAAGGTAAATAGAACTATAATTAAAGACCCTATTGCTATTATGTCTACTGAATGGATTTATATGAATTATGATATTGATATAGTTGTTCTAATTAGACATCCAGCTGCCTTTGTTGCAAGTTTAAAAGTTAAAAATTGGCAATTCGATTTTAATGAATTTTTAAATCAACCTGTTTTAATGAACACTTACTTGAAGGATTATGAAGCTTTAATTAATGATTTTTCAAAAAACAAGAAAGACATAATTGATCAAGGTATTTTACTCTGGAATATAATACATGATACAATATTTTTCTATAGAAGAAAATATGAAAATGATTGGTGCTTTGTTAAACACGAAGAATTATCAATGAATCCTAAACAAGAATTTAAAAGAATATTCTCAAAAATTGGGTTAACAATGGATTCAAATGTTGAAGATTATATATTTCAAACGACGAATGCAAAAGTTGATTTAAAAGTTATAGAAAACTCAACAGAAGTTTTTAATACTAAAAGAAATTCTTTAGAAAATATAAAAACATGGAAAAAGAGATTATCCAATGATGAAATACAAAAAATAAAAAAGGGAACTGAAAATGTTTGGAAAAAATTTTATGATGAGAAGGATTGGTAA
- a CDS encoding sulfotransferase domain-containing protein encodes MKLINILNLLKNPKRYIGNLVDSKTNSVITKIIDDEFLEEIDTTKVDDVFIVGFPKSGNTWMQSLMAGVLYGIDTEFMPDKLAQEIVPDVHARKYYKRFGVINFFKTHHLPKPNYKKVIYLVRDGRDAMVSYYHFNKNLGVDVTLEEMVKYGKNVYPAKWVEHVNSWQKNPYNADILIIRYEDLLNQPLIELNKICSFVNIERSEELLNKVIVGNEIDKMRKRVKQTGGLGNKMWEGDKGVKFFRKGKSGSYKSEMPLELISYFNEESSSALKLFNYDV; translated from the coding sequence ATGAAACTTATTAATATATTAAACTTACTTAAAAACCCTAAAAGATACATTGGAAACTTAGTAGATTCTAAAACGAATTCTGTTATAACAAAAATAATAGATGATGAGTTTTTAGAAGAAATAGATACAACAAAAGTAGATGATGTATTTATTGTTGGTTTTCCTAAATCTGGTAATACTTGGATGCAATCGCTAATGGCAGGAGTTTTATATGGTATTGATACAGAATTTATGCCAGATAAATTAGCTCAAGAAATTGTGCCAGATGTACATGCTAGAAAATATTATAAACGTTTTGGTGTTATCAATTTTTTTAAAACTCATCATCTTCCCAAACCCAATTATAAAAAAGTTATATATTTAGTAAGAGATGGTAGAGATGCTATGGTTTCGTATTATCATTTTAATAAAAATCTAGGGGTTGATGTTACGTTGGAAGAAATGGTGAAATATGGAAAGAATGTATATCCTGCAAAATGGGTAGAACATGTTAATTCTTGGCAGAAAAACCCTTATAATGCAGACATTTTAATAATTCGTTATGAAGATTTATTAAATCAACCTTTAATAGAATTAAATAAAATTTGTTCGTTCGTTAATATTGAAAGATCAGAAGAATTGCTAAACAAAGTTATTGTTGGTAATGAAATTGATAAAATGAGAAAAAGAGTTAAACAAACTGGAGGATTAGGAAACAAAATGTGGGAAGGAGATAAAGGGGTTAAATTTTTCAGAAAAGGAAAGAGTGGCTCATATAAATCAGAAATGCCTTTAGAACTTATCTCTTATTTTAATGAAGAATCTTCTTCTGCTTTAAAATTATTTAATTACGATGTTTAA
- a CDS encoding CatB-related O-acetyltransferase → MNIIQGRKVNVSLGKHIKIQSPSNMKNSKIGDYTYISKKSNIINTQIGKFCSIGPNLLCGWGIHPTNGLSTHPMFYSSKKQNGMTFSDHDKIEEYKPISIGNDVFIGANVTILDGVNIGNGAIIGAGAVVNKDIPEYAIAVGCPIKVIKYRFEENQIEKLNKIEWWNFNEEELKKVEKYFWEPESFITENYKTIN, encoded by the coding sequence TTGAATATTATTCAAGGAAGAAAAGTAAATGTATCATTAGGAAAGCATATTAAAATTCAATCGCCTTCTAATATGAAAAATTCAAAAATTGGTGATTACACGTACATATCAAAAAAGTCTAATATAATTAATACACAAATAGGTAAGTTTTGTTCTATTGGTCCAAATTTATTGTGTGGTTGGGGCATACATCCAACTAATGGACTAAGTACCCATCCTATGTTTTATTCGTCGAAAAAACAAAATGGGATGACTTTTTCTGATCATGATAAAATAGAAGAATATAAACCAATCTCTATAGGTAACGATGTGTTTATAGGGGCTAATGTTACTATTCTAGATGGGGTTAATATTGGCAATGGAGCCATTATTGGAGCTGGTGCAGTAGTTAATAAAGATATTCCAGAATATGCTATTGCGGTAGGTTGTCCTATTAAAGTAATTAAATACAGATTTGAAGAAAATCAGATTGAAAAATTAAACAAGATAGAATGGTGGAATTTTAATGAGGAAGAACTTAAAAAAGTCGAAAAATATTTTTGGGAGCCTGAATCCTTTATAACAGAAAACTATAAAACTATAAATTAA
- a CDS encoding glycosyltransferase family 2 protein has product MSEIYPKISVITPSYNQGKFIEETILSVINQGYDNLEYIIIDGGSTDNSVDIIKKYEDKIDFWVSEKDKGQSDAINKGLNRATGDIVCWLNSDDYFLPDALKKVGEYNWTDDIGILVGIGHKVNLDKEIIYTPDYYEPITLKDLFYWNKGKNFMQPAAFFSKKAWDTCGPLNADLNICMDVDLWIKIAKQFKFDRIKESLAHAYIHEDAKTTALIDEMIIETNLMIAQHGGLKEAQETIQDYLTNKIIQTKKINQSKNVSCKSKIKQYIKRLFN; this is encoded by the coding sequence ATGTCTGAAATCTATCCTAAAATAAGCGTAATAACTCCTTCATATAATCAAGGTAAATTTATTGAAGAAACCATTTTATCTGTAATAAATCAAGGTTACGATAATCTTGAATATATTATAATAGATGGTGGGAGTACAGATAATTCTGTAGATATAATTAAAAAATATGAAGATAAAATCGATTTTTGGGTAAGCGAAAAAGATAAAGGACAAAGTGATGCTATTAATAAAGGCTTAAATAGAGCTACAGGAGATATTGTATGTTGGCTTAACAGTGATGATTATTTTTTACCAGATGCTTTAAAAAAAGTAGGCGAGTATAACTGGACAGACGACATTGGTATACTTGTGGGTATTGGCCACAAAGTGAATTTAGATAAAGAAATTATTTACACCCCAGATTATTACGAACCTATTACTTTAAAAGATCTTTTTTATTGGAATAAAGGAAAGAATTTTATGCAACCTGCAGCATTCTTTTCTAAAAAAGCCTGGGATACTTGTGGCCCATTAAATGCAGATTTAAACATTTGTATGGATGTTGACTTGTGGATTAAAATAGCAAAACAATTTAAGTTTGATAGAATTAAGGAAAGTTTAGCACATGCTTATATACATGAAGATGCTAAAACAACAGCTTTGATTGATGAAATGATTATTGAAACAAATTTAATGATTGCCCAACATGGCGGATTAAAAGAGGCGCAAGAAACAATACAAGATTACCTAACTAATAAGATAATTCAAACGAAAAAGATAAATCAAAGTAAAAATGTGTCTTGTAAATCAAAAATAAAACAATATATAAAAAGACTTTTTAACTAA